A stretch of the Macaca thibetana thibetana isolate TM-01 chromosome X, ASM2454274v1, whole genome shotgun sequence genome encodes the following:
- the LOC126945968 gene encoding putative E3 ubiquitin-protein ligase makorin-4: MAEAAAPGTTATTSGAGAAAAEAAAAVSPTPIPTVTAPSPRAGGGVGGSDGSGGSGDSAASDDSGACGGSGAYGGSGNSWTKQVTCRYFVYGICKEGDNCRYSHDLSDRPCGVVCSCFKRGYCLYGDRCRCEHSKPLKQEEATATELTTESSLAASSSLSSIVGPLVEMNTNESESRNSNFATVGAGSEDWANAIEFVPGQPYCGRTVPSCTEAPLQGPVTKEESEKEQTAVETKELCPYAAVGQCRYGENCVYLHGDLCDICGLQALHPMDAAQRSQHIQSCIEAHEKAMEFSFAVQRSKDRVCGICMEVVYEKANPSEHRFGILSNCNHTFCLKCIRKWRSAKEFESRIVKSCPQCRITSNFVIPSEYWVEEKEEKQKLIQKYKKAMSNKACRYFDEGRGSCPFGENCFYKHVYPDGRREEPQRQQEETSSRHQAQGRNHFVEFFEEGANSNPFDDEEAVTFELGEMLLMLSTAGGDDELADSEDVWDLFCDEEFCVLDL; this comes from the coding sequence ATGGCGGAGGCTGCAGCTCCCGGAACAACAGCCACAACATCAGGAGCAGGAGCGGCAGCGGCGGAGGCCGCGGCAGCGGTCTCCCCGACTCCGATCCCCACAGTCACCGCCCCGTCCCCGAGGGCGGGCGGAGGGGTCGGCGGCAGCGACGGTAGTGGCGGCAGCGGCGACAGTGCTGCGAGCGACGACAGCGGCGCGTGCGGCGGCAGCGGCGCGTACGGCGGCAGCGGCAACAGCTGGACTAAACAGGTCACCTGTAGGTATTTTGTGTATGGGATTTGTAAGGAAGGAGATAACTGTCGCTACTCGCATGACCTCTCTGACCGTCCGTGTGGAGTAGTGTGCAGTTGTTTTAAGCGAGGGTACTGTCTTTATGGAGACCGCTGCAGATGTGAACATAGTAAGCCGTTGAAACAGGAAGAAGCAACTGCTACAGAGCTAACTACAGAATCATCCCTTGCTGCTTCCTCAAGTCTCTCCTCGATAGTTGGACCACTTGTTGAAATGAATACAAACGAATCTGAGTCAAGAAATTCAAACTTTGCAACTGTAGGAGCAGGTTCAGAGGACTGGGCGAATGCCATTGAGTTTGTTCCTGGGCAACCCTACTGTGGCCGTACTGTGCCTTCCTGCACTGAAGCACCCCTGCAGGGCCCAGTGACCAAGGAAGAATCAGAAAAAGAGCAAACCGCGGTGGAAACGAAGGAGCTGTGCCCCTATGCTGCAGTGGGACAGTGCCGATATGGGGAGAACTGTGTGTATCTCCACGGAGATTTATGTGACATATGTGGGCTGCAGGCCCTGCATCCGATGGATGCTGCCCAGAGATCACAGCATATACAATCGTGCATTGAAGCCCATGAGAAGGCTATGGAGTTCTCATTTGCTGTGCAGCGCAGCAAGGACAGGGTGTGTGGGATCTGCATGGAGGTGGTCTATGAGAAAGCCAACCCCAGCGAGCACCGCTTCGGGATCCTCTCCAACTGCAACCACACCTTCTGTCTCAAGTGCATTCGCAAGTGGAGGAGTGCTAAGGAATTTGAGAGCAGGATCGTCAAGTCCTGCCCACAATGCCGAATCACATCTAACTTTGTCATTCCAAGTGAGTACTgggtggaggagaaagaagagaagcagaaacTCATTCAGAAATACAAGAAAGCAATGAGCAACAAGGCATGCAGGTATTTTGATGAAGGACGTGGGAGCTGCCCATTTGGGGAGAACTGTTTTTACAAGCATGTGTACCCTGATGGCCGTAGAGAGGAGCCACAGAGACAGCAAGAGGAAACATCAAGCAGACACCAGGCCCAAGGAAGGAACCACTTCGTGGAATTCTTTGAGGAAGGAGCGAACAGCAACCCCTTTGATGATGAAGAGGCTGTCACCTTTGAGCTGGGAGAGATGTTGCTTATGCTTTCGACTGCAGGTGGGGACGACGAACTGGCAGACTCTGAAGATGTGTGGGACTTGTTTTGTGATGAAGAATTTTGTGTCTTAGATCTATAG